In the Drosophila gunungcola strain Sukarami unplaced genomic scaffold, Dgunungcola_SK_2 000001F, whole genome shotgun sequence genome, one interval contains:
- the LOC128263517 gene encoding uncharacterized protein LOC128263517, protein MSGKRLGSVPSTASAMQSTASIASKTKRTKRTKLPTFDLSLTQKVDIKKAFDLFDTQCTGFIETKELRVAIRALGFEPKKEEIRRMMDEIDKDKTGRIAFNDFLYLMRQKMAEKDSKQDMMKAFSFFDDDRTGQISFANLKRVARELGENLTDEELQEMIDEADLNGDGEVCREEFLNLIKKTNLI, encoded by the coding sequence ATGTCGGGAAAACGATTGGGCAGCGTGCCGTCCACCGCCAGTGCGATGCAATCGACGGCATCGATCGCCAGCAAGACCAAGCGAACCAAAAGGACAAAGCTGCCGACCTTTGACCTTTCGCTGACGCAGAAGGTGGACATTAAGAAGGCCTTCGATCTGTTCGATACCCAGTGCACGGGCTTCATCGAAACGAAGGAACTGCGCGTGGCAATTCGCGCCTTGGGTTTCGAGCCGAAAAAGGAGGAGATCAGGCGCATGATGGATGAAATCGATAAGGACAAGACGGGAAGGATTGCCTTCAACGACTTTCTGTACCTGATGCGCCAGAAAATGGCCGAGAAGGACTCCAAGCAGGACATGATGAAGGCCTTCTCCTTTTTCGATGACGATCGCACTGGGCAGATCTCGTTCGCGAATTTGAAACGCGTGGCCAGGGAACTGGGCGAAAACCTAACCGACGAGGAACTGCAGGAGATGATCGATGAAGCCGACTTGAATGGCGATGGCGAGGTTTGCAGGGAGGAGTTCCTTAACCTcatcaagaaaacaaatttgatcTAG